TTCAGCTTCTGAAGCATCCGAAACATTGTCGTTATGCTGACTCGAACCCCAACTGCTTCGTCTAACAGATCACACAGTTCGCTCAAGGTGGCATCATTATTTGTCTCAACTAAGCCACTCAACACAGCCAGATGCTCAGCACTGAGTTTGCTGGGGGTTTGTTCTGTTCGCTGCTTCGGACGGATAGTCCCGGTCTCTCGATATTGCTTCGTTAGTTTGCGTACAAAGCTGTATGCTACATGAAACTGTTCGGCTAGCTTGCGTTGAGAGGTCTTCCCGTCTATGTATCTCTCAACTATTTTTCTCCGCAAGTCTTCAGAATATGGGCGCACGTT
Above is a window of Neosynechococcus sphagnicola sy1 DNA encoding:
- a CDS encoding helix-turn-helix domain-containing protein, which encodes MRPYSEDLRRKIVERYIDGKTSQRKLAEQFHVAYSFVRKLTKQYRETGTIRPKQRTEQTPSKLSAEHLAVLSGLVETNNDATLSELCDLLDEAVGVRVSITTMFRMLQKL